The sequence below is a genomic window from Theobroma cacao cultivar B97-61/B2 chromosome 6, Criollo_cocoa_genome_V2, whole genome shotgun sequence.
ctatttttattgcTTTCCAAACCCAAGAGGAAATTGGGGTACACATGATTTGGCCTCATCTAACTCCAATTAACTAACCATTTTATGAGCTTTGACAACACTCCACTCTCTTGCTTTTAGAAAGCGCGCCAATGTTTCAGCTCGGTAGCCTTGATGAACATTCTGCATATTGGGAAACAATTACTACAAACAAATGCAAAAATTGTTGCAGAATAATTATCCAAAACATCCAGTGAAGCGATAATGAAACATCTTGTTCCCTACAGCATTTTGTAAGCTGCCCTCAAATATAAAATGCCTTAGTTATGCATAAACTTATCAAGCATCCTACAAAGTTCCTTAATTGCATCAAAGTAGAGAACTATCAATGGCAATATATTCTTGATTACCTCACAACATCAATACTTTTTTGAGGCAAAAGAATTCTCTTGTAATTACATTCATCATCTAACCTGCCTAGCTTCCTACTTCTGATGAAACGCTATTGATAGGATGCTTGATGCAGTTACATTTGATGGGACAATGGAATTCAGAAAAAGAAGAGCCAAGACCCCAATTACTGGTAACAGTAAAAAACGAGGAGGAGAGATGAAGCATTTGTTGAAAAAGTTAAGATCAGAGTCCCCATTAAGCTCacatttcaactaaaaataaagatgCGTGTAAGAAAGCAAAGGACATAGAGCAGGGAGATAGCATAGCAACTAGATTACGCAAAAGAGCAGATCAGATGTAGGCAGTAACACAGATATATGTACAGCCACTAATGATGAGAAAACAAAGACAGAATTCACGCGTTTACCTGGAAAGGAAAAGATTTTAGCCAATAAAGAAAGATAGCTGAACACATTTGACTGGCGTTGAATAACATATGATATGAGAGATCagaggggaaaagaaaaagtgaaatgCGTACCTCAAATGTCTTCTTGAGAGGCTCATCAACTGCCATAAAAGCAACTATAATCAGCAATTTCGTATCGCTTACCTTTCCCaggataaagaaaaagatagtaaatcaaaatcagaatattgaaaaaagagaagagaccTCGATCCATTAATGCCTGCAACTGAACGATCGCTTCCTGAGAAACGATCCCCATCTCTCAATTGCCCACAATGTCGTCGATTTGTTGTTTCCGTGAATTACTATTATCCTATGGAAGCAGGTAGTTCTAAATTGTACTACTAGTAAATTATTGTCAATTAAAACTGTGATTATTGATTGTATTTGTTGGTAGACAGAAGCAAATATTACTAATAAAACCACAACGAGTTGAAAGTCTCTGGCAACGTAGATTAGTAGTAGTCAATGgtgaaaaataaaggaaaggaagTAAGAAGGAATCAACGACAGGATTAGACCCAAGTTATAATTATCAGAAGAAGAGTCAAGGAAGGAAGTCGGGCCTCCCGTAAACACCTCCAAGGCCCACCTACACCTACTACAGTACCACCACAGCCCGTTGCACTATGCATTAACTTATTACTCAATGACGAATCAAAGATCAACTACTAACTAGTTTTGTTGTGCCAACCGACTCTGCACTGCCCGTGAGGCTGTGACAACTACTAAAACAAAACCTCTAGCGGAAGCTTCAATCACCTTTCAAGCATTTgcctccttttcttttccttttccagtTTCAGCAGTCTTATTACCAATATCACCATTGTTTCTGTTGGAGATTAAGggtatatatttcatttttggctTGCTGTTGCTGCTCTTGGACTCACTCACTGCTGCCTGCTTTCTCCTAATTATTATAAGATTAAGTCCTATCGATGAGACAATGAGTTTTATTAGCAGCagtcatttcttttcttaaagttAAAGATAAGTAAGTAGCATTACATAGCCACTTGCTTGTTTCCAAGTTTTAACGTCGTTTTCCTCTTTcgtattacttttttttttttttatcaactctcctttttcttgttggaTGGATGCCTTAGAAGTCAGATCCATGCATgtcctttccttttctttttggaggAGAAGGAGATGTTGCATTTTGTGTTGGTTCATGGATGGGTTCTAAAGTGTGGGTGGCTTGCCCTTAACGACATGTCAAGGCATCGACCGTAAATACGAtactatcatcatcatctaaaggaaaagaagatgGGAATATTGTTTTCACTTTGcaccaaaaagagaaaaagaaagataaaaagaagaagaagaagaagaagaagatggaaTGCCCTGTCAACCCCCACTTATCAAGTATTATTATATATGGTCATCTGTTATTGTCACATTTGCTTTAGGGACCATGCATTATGCAGAGTGAATATCCAAAGACCAAGAAAGGCATTCCAGGATATCCCTGTGCAAGTATGTTTTTTCTCTCGCTATCCCTGAACagattttaatttcaaaagcaGGCCCAAGTCCACCCCCTGGACGGGCTGGATTATAGACCccaaaaacatatatatgcCATGGGAGTGCAAATGCAATACAGGCCTGGATGTAGGATGAGTAAAAACTCCATGGAACAATTTCTTGCTTGGAAGAATGAGTTAGTCAAATTTTGCGGAGGCTAATCAAcagaatttaagaaaaaattataaagtatTGGTGGGGTGATTGATTCCCTGGGGCATATGCGGATATCCTTGAAAGTTTCGTATCATCGAATGCAGACTAGTATTACATTTTCAGTACGAAATGTGAATGCGTGATGCTATTTGACTatacttatatataaaattgcaTTATTCCATTAGACCTGACATTGTTTTCCTTCTTATAAGTTAGAATATCCTTATTATAGCATCCGATAATTACTTGTAAGAGAGAAcactaattaatatattgtAAGCACAAGTATGAATTGACAAAAATGTTTGTAGACAATATTCTAACCCAAGATATTTGTTTATTAGTACAATTATACAATGTATGGTAttggtatatatatgtatatcaaataaaagtgcatttttttcaaaaaaggcAGACCAAAGATGCGTTGACAAATGCTAgcaatttaaaacaaaaagagtgaCAGCAGCTTAGAGATATTGATTGATTGATAGCCGACATGTGGGAAAAGTCAAAGCATAATtagaagaaattaaattaaccCCACAGGGCCAGGGCCAGGGCCAAAGGCATTTGATATTTCAAAGAGTTTGGAGGTTAGAACTAGCTAGTTATAAGCTTTGGTCCTTATTCTTAGTTCTTGCTTCCCTAGACGTTTCTGCTCTCTACTAGCTACTTCCATCAAGGAAGCGGGTCAAATTAGCTATAGAGAGCCTCTCCAAGTCTTCCCGATCGATCCCTTTCATATTTTCTCCAGATGTCGACACCCTGGACGGAAACCAACGTCGCTGCCGCTCAAACTTGCCGGTTCTCCAGCAGTGCAAGCGAGATagaggaagaggaagaggaagatGGAAATTTTTCAAGTGAATTGTTTGAGATAAACCATGGGGAGGGTTTGGCGTCGATCAAAGAAGAAGATGCGAGcagtttgttttcttttgatgTTAATAACGCAGAGGATATCGTATACGTAGCGGTGGGTAAGAGCGAGTCAAGCATAGATGCCCTGTCTTGGACGCTGTCCCATTTTGTCAGTACATCCAGCGTCCTCTATCTCATACACGTGTTTCCGGAGATTCACCACATTCCTTCTCCATGTATGTAAGCAAAGCTCTCACTGGATCTCAGGCACCCTCacatcttcttttttctttcttttcttagtcttcaaattatataaatttctttcttttgagtTAGGATGGACAAACTATAGTATACACTTACGTATGGTGATGTTACTTAATCTTGAACATCATCTTTTCCTTCTACTTTCGTACTATATATGCATTTAGTTTAGCAAACGAAAAGTGATAGGTCAAGGACTGAAGAAATTAATGAGTTAATAATCTGAGCCAAAAATTGTACTGCGGAACTTTTCTAGATTTGGTCAAGCTGATCTTCAGCATAATCCATAACAAAACATGTAGTTGTAGTTGCATTGAGGATGGCAAATTAAGCCGCCCTTCTGCAAAGAATTAGTAACGAATTGTAAAtgatttattcataaaaagaaaaggaaaataaaagaaatgagcCATGTCTGTCTGTTTTGATCATAGTGGGAATGCTGCCAAAGAGCAAAGTAAGTCCAGCACAAGTGGAGAACTACATGGCGCAAGAAAGAGGGAAGAGGAGAGAACTCCTTCAAAAGTTTCTTAATATCTGCTCCGCTTCCAAGGTACGAAACAAggacatatacatatatatattatctcGTGTTTACATCAAACGAAGTCGATCCTTTTctgttgaaaactaatgaaCAAAGTATATGACTGGTAAACAGGTTAAGGTGGATACCATGCTTATTGAAAGTGATATGGTTGCAAAGGCCATACTGGATCTAATTCCTATTCTAAACATCAGAAAGCTAGTGGTTGGAACCAGCAATTGCAGTCCGAGGTATATCATTACGGTTAAATAAGAAGAATGCATGCAAATTTGCTTAGCACCCTTatcagtaatattttatttctttggaTGGGTAGGAAATTGAAGTCGAGGAGGGGCTTTGGGATAGCTGATCAGATATTCCAGAATGCACCAGATACTTGCGAGGTTAAGGTGGTATGTGAAGGAAAAGAGGTAATAATTAGCCAAATGATTGGACCGCCGTCTCCATCAGCTGGCAACGAAGACAACTTCAAGGCCTTGCAGAAAGCTGATCACAACAATGATTCTTTTTCGTGCATGTGTTTCAGACCCAAATTCTAGACTGCTGTAGAGTGCATTATGATATGGCGACTGAAAATCTGTTCGATCCACGCTCACCACATTACTGTGCATGGCACCCTGCTGCAAACAGGGTACTGTTCCTATTGAGTTTTATTTCGATCCTGCAAACAGGGTCTGCTCCTATTGAGTTTTATCTGTCTAGCAGATAATATATGACGTTAATGGGTCTTTAGAGTAGCGGTGcattacatatataaatgcTAGTGTACAATACTTtcaatggttacaatgactgCATATAAAATGGGAAGCAGCAAGTTGATATTCAGAATTACAATATCAGACACCGCAGTCTTGAATGTGTGCTTTAAGTTTGGATCTACAGCAGCTAAGAACcttttaaaagagaaaaagtatTTACATAAGGAATAATTTTGTCTGCTAGGTTTGGAAATCATATCTGCATTGCTCTATAATCTATATCCATCCATGTTTCCAGTACTCAAGGTCTGAGGCAGAAGAACCCCCCTCATTGAAGCGCATGGTAAAAAGGTGTGGTCCATGAAATAATTAAGGAATACAGacttaaaatgtttaaatagGCAGCAACAACAAACATACATTTTCTCATCATATCCATCAACAAGAAAACTTTATCCTCATCACCACCAACCCCTGAGATGTTCAGAATATTTCTTCCCGCTAAATAGAAACAAACTGCGTATCGCAATTAATACCAACTATTGCTAAAAGAAATCAAACTCCAGATAATTGTCAGAACCTTTCTGATCATAAGCAGCTGCAACATTGGCTGCAACCTTTTCACTTGTCGATGCTGGTGGAGCTGGTACACGTTCAAGCTCAACTGGCTTTGGAATCTCAGGTGGGGTAGCACATCGAATCAATGCCCAATTCACACCTTCAAAGAAGGGATGTTGCTTAATCTCAGTTGCCCCTCGTTTATATGCCAATCTATGTTGTGGTTCCTTTACAAGCAGCCCCCTTATGAGGTCTCTTGCTGCAAAACTGACAACTGGTGATTCTGGAAACCGAAGAGGCTGTCCTACGACATTAAACAACGTCGCCCGGTTCCCAGATCCCTTAAAAGGAGTTTTACCATACAAGAGTTCATAGAGGAAGATTCCAAAAGTCCACCAATCAACAGCACTTCCATGACCCTCACCCTTGATGATCTCAGGTGCCAAGTATTCATGGGTCCCAACAAATGACATTGAACGGGCATCGGTTGGCTCTGCTATGAGCTCAGGTAACGGGCTGACTTGATTTCCAATTTCATTTTTGGGCTTGCGGTCTTTCTTGGACTTGCTAGAAAAGAGACGGGGAGAAAAGCATGTTGTTGGAGCAACGCATGATGGCTGAATGCAGGAAGGTTCAATGCAAGCAGGTTGGACACAGTAAACAGGGTTCTTCCTTAATGGCTCTGATTCAAGAGAAGATGTCTTGACAAGAGTTGGGCTGACAGCGCAACGAAGGGAAAGATCAAAATCAGAGAGCATTATATGACCATCTTCTCTCACAAGAACATTTTCTGGCTTAAGGTCACGATAGATGATACCAAGCATATGGAGATATTCCAATGCTAGCAAGACCTCTGCTACATAAAACCTGTAAATAAGAATCAAAGTCAAAATTACTATAAAGTTTATAgaaatataaacaaatttcAAACACATGGCACCTGTGTTTCTGTTCATAAATGCAATTATAGAAAAACGGTAATAAAAAGAACTTGTGTTTGACTGAACTTCCATAAAATCAATGCCTTTCAAAGGGATGCACATTCGGTATAATATCAGCATACAAGATTTGAAGGGCGACATTAAAGTTTTAAGCTTTCATAACAAACTCTACTAGCCACTTGGCACGGTAGAAGTTAAGGACTTGCTTAGCTGTTCCCAGAGACAAAAAGTAGAGAGTAGGTCAAAGCACTGAAAGAacaaattttctagaaaatggATATTGGAGAGGAAGCAAATTAACCCTATGGTTCTAACTGACTCGGCACACCATACAGCATTAAGCTAATGTTTTGATATCTATCATGTTGAAGTCTAGACATAGGCAGTTTGGTCATGTTGACCTTTATTGTAACTTTGAGCTACAACTTCAATCCATAAATTGTAATCTAGAACTTCGTTCAACACTAAGCTGACCACCTAAAACCCCCTAACAGAGTTCAAGCAACTGTGCAACTTAGAATTAATAGCAAAGctcataattgataattcaaaaggaagagaacaagaaaaaagcaTGCACATCGTAGTGACGAACATGAAATATCATTTCAAAGTTTACTTATCATACTTTACTGCCTGCTCTGGAAAATGTTTCCCTGGCTGCTTCTGCCTAAGGGTGTGCAAATCTCCACCAGGGCAGAACTCCATTACCAAACAGGAGAACTTCTCCGTCTCAAAGTGTGTGTAAAGTGTAGGAAGGAAAGGATGGTCAAGAGATTGCAGGATCTCTCTTTCTGTTTGAGCCCGAAGCAGCTTTTTACGACTAGCTAAAGATGCTTTGTCCATAACCTTCATTGCAAAATAACACTTAGTTCCACTCAATTCTGACAGATAGACACTCCCAATGTCCCCACAACCCAACCTCTTTAGCAGTCTAAAACGGCTCAAACCTAGAACCCCATCTCTTGCCCTGACAGCCTGGATAGCTTCCCACCTCAAGTCATTCGCTTTGTGAGGCTTATTTATACTGCTACTAAAGCTGCTGCATGTGCTTTCATCACTCACATCACTGCTTGTGCTGCCTCTGCACATGCTGCTCTTGCCACTCTCAACATAATCAAGACGGTCACTAATCTTGGCACTTCCACTAGTCTTGGCAAGAGTACTGGTCCCATCGCTAACTTTGGCAGATACTGAACTGTTTTTAACACTTCCATACTCGGATGTTTTCTTCTCTTGATCAACAGAAACAGAAGGTGAATCTCTAGTCTCATTAATGGAAGAATCTACTTCTTTTGATGCTTGTTCAACACATGGTGATGATGAGCTTGATTCAAACTTAGTAGTCAAAGATTCAACAGAAccattttgatttaaaattggtgaccttttattttcataaatctcTGCCACAACTTTCTTTGGTGCAGTTTCTACCAATTTGAGGAGGTGTTCGGGAGTAACCAGCTCAGATTTGTTTGTCTTGGAAACCTTCGAGGGTAAAGGCTTTGGCTCATCTGCTTCTCCACTTTGTACACTGCTTGTCTTCAGTTGTTGTTTAGGAGAAATTTTAGCACCAGATTTTGAGGCCATTAGGGGAGAggaagaatttcaaattcGCATCAAATATCATAAATCCATTGTTTCAGCAATTACTACTAAAAGCACCATATCTCCATCTGAAGCTCAACATAGCTTGCCCTCTAACTCCTTCAACGGCAGCGATTATTCtattaaagcaaaaaaaaaaaaaaagatattatcAACAATACCCATCATGGCGCATTGAGGTGTCAATGCATAACTAGCTGATCTGCAATGAGAAAAAGAATCCTAGAAgcatattcaaaatataaaatactaCTAGTAATGTAGAATAAACAAAGTAACAAATGTATCAACCGAGGGACAGAATCGATCTAAGCAAAGCTGGAGCAATTATACAAGCAGCTATCAATTCACATGAGCCAAATAGTTGAGTGTAGTGTTAGATCAAAAGGCACCACCGACCATTCAGCGTGCAGGAAAATAAGTAGGCAGCTCAAATAAAGGGAGAAAATAAGCCATAAGAACACCTACCTTTTTTGTGTTAAATGGAGAAATCCCATGAGCAAATAAGGGTTAAGCCCTAAGCCcaataaacaaaaagaaacaatcaGAAAGCAGCATGCAGGGTGCAGAGGTTGCTCGATTAGATGATACTTAGGGgagtaaaaaaagaaataagcaGCAATTCAAAGATTGAGATGAGATTGTTATGCCACTCAAATTTGCAAacttttattcataaaaaataaagatgcAAACTTTCCctcaaaaaaaaggaaaactacAAAAGGACATAAAACCGAAACCGATGGGACAAtgaaacgaaaaaaaaaaaactgacaAAAATAATTCGGGGTAAAGGACTGAATTCAAGGACCACTAAAAAAGTTGAggctttttcttatttctctccaaaggaaagaaagagctAAGTGAGAAAATGCGGTGGGTTGAAATGGCGAGAAGGCAGCGTGTAGAAGATGATGAatagtgaaaaattgaattgaaaCCAGATCTCCATCACAGAAAGAAAGCAGATTTTTAAGCGAAAACCCAATACAGATCCAAGGCAATCACCAGAAACTAATAGTATTAGTTAGGCAAAGAGATGCAACAAAGCCACCAAAGTTGaaagagaggagagagagattaCCAATGGAAGTATGAGAAGATGAAGGGGATTTGCTTCGGCAGCTAAAAAGGAGAGAGCACAGGTGGAAAGAGAGCTCCTTGCTAGCCTCCTAAGTCCTAACACCGCACCACCCACCACCCACACCCAGTTGGCTTTGGCCTTTGGCCTTCGAGAGAGAGGAggggagagagagacagagagagaccAAGCAAACTGGAAGCTTCAGAcaatagagagagagagagagagtgtcCAAATGGACCGGGCCTTCACTTGTGGTGAACTACTAACTAAAGTATTAGCCGAAGATGAGGTCAAACCAGAGCTTAAAACCATgctagcttttttttttttcccctgaAGGgagcttttctttttattatttacttaCTACTATTAAAGTAGAAGTAGCAGCAGTATTTGTGCCTTTTCTAGTTTCTACTACTCCAGCAATAAAATATTGTCAGATCAGATTCAAttcaatcatttttatttttggcaGGCTCACCCATGGCCCAAAGGAAACTctcaactctctctctctcaatctTACAGAGATAGACCTTCCTGTCTTCTATTCTCTCATCTTATCTCCTCTCACCTGGCTGCTGTGCTGCCATCTTTGCCCCTTCATTGACTCAACAATTTACAGCCTTTTTTGGTTACTACTATTTCATAGTATTTGATTTGCTTCATTACCCCCTTTATACTCattcattattcttttctttctgtaaTTATAAAGTAAGTTATAGTCTTATGTTCCTAACATAAAGCTAAGTATCTAGTGTAGCTAGTAAAATGCACCAAAGgataaaaaaagggaaatggTATAGTCAAAATTGCTTGTAGATATGATTGCAACTCGTCATGGATCAACCAGCAATGATAGATGACtgtaaaaattttcaactatGGTTGTAGGAGAAACATCTGACCCAATTACAAAGCTGCATAATTTATGCCGACATCAGGATTGTTTGGTTGCCTAAATTGGGTGTTTAATTAGCTTTAGAGCAGACAGTAAAAATCATGGGGAAAGGACCAAAAGTAGATGGAAATTGTTGGATATTAATCAAGCAAATTACAAAGGATTAGCTGGTACTGGTGTATAGTGTACAAACTGAATCATCCAAAGACTAAGATGTGGTGGTCCATTTAGCAATTGCAATCAAGGTTCAAGCAGCGTTTTCCATATTTATGATGAGTAACAAGCTAGgatctctttttttcttccgaGCAACGTCTATAAGCCAAGCTACGGTAAACATGGCCCAAAATATAAAGGCCATTTGttttttatgttgaattttGATGGGACAAGGCTTGTGATTTGGATCACTCGAATCAAAACTGAAAACTCCCcatgaagagagagagaatgataGTTATATATTGCATCTGCATGCTTGCAGGCAGCACCATTACTGTTGTacttgtgtgtgtatatacatacacattttaggttaaaatgGAGGTTTAACTTGCTTGGTTGGAGGGGATTTAAGCACAACTAGGTCCCCATATATAGGTGACTATGAAATctcattaattataagatgCAAGTTGGCAGGAAAGAATTCATTTCAATGCAATATGAACCATGAATTAAACCATTTTATGTGATGTTTAGATAATCTTGACATCGCCATCTTTGCAGAAGAGATCCAAAGTCTCTCTACCTGGCAATGCCAGACGTCCAGATCCACATCCACAACCATGCTCTTCTCTTCTATACTACGTTTATTATGTGACTCAAATTTAGAGAAAACAATAAGTCTACTGCTACTCTCTGCTAGCAAGCGCAATACTTATAAACCATAGACAACGCTTATACACATACTTTTACTTGGCAGTGaaacccttttttcttttacactCTCAACTTAATCGAGGAAAGGAGTGCAGTagtaattatcttttgaagaTCAAAGGATTCATGAAAAGTTTGAAACAGGGTAAAGGGAACAGGATTCTAAGAAACCTGACACAAAATTTTAGATAGTATATGAGGGTAGGAGTAGTAATTAATTTGTAAAGAAAGTATATAGAGCCACAAACCTTGGAATTGTTTCCCGATCGAAACAAATATCCTTTTCAGTTTGATTTTCCCAGGGCATTAAGGTACCAATCAAATTATCTGAGCCTTTTGCATGCATATGGTTCCACGGGCACTCCTTTTCTCACTAGAGAAGGATTAAATTATTGTTAGATGAAACAAAGGCTATACATGTTAATGTATCCATCAATCCACAAAGGCCAAAGCTCTATGCATCGAGGTGCGAGCTACACACACCAGATCACATGCCCCTctattaattatttctttcttaCCATTTCAATCTGGCCtgccttttttaattttgtggtCCTCCTCCTTCATTGTTGTTATTGTTAAAGAAAACTACTCAGAACTGATTAAGAGCATCATGCACAGATAAATATAAGATCATGCATGCCACATGTGGCACGCATGTGACTCTGTCTCCATATCAGATGGAGTAACATTGTCATTCTTTCTCAAAATTATATGAGAATTGATATAAATAAACGATCAAATTAAGCCAACACCCCTCATTGATGTATATGCTTATTAGGAGTACTGGTTTTCTCTGtgttaattaaaataagaGTGCATGGAATATATTCTCAGCCGCTTAGGATGCTCACGGATTGAACATGCGGTCCTCACTCGTCctagggctatcccaaccttCTGCTATGCTATATATATACTAGTCAtagttattaaaaaaatcataggTAGAAAGAGTAGGAAAGGAGGGTCGACCTTACAACAAGGAGATTATATTACTATAATGTTATCATGGTTAAGTCTAGTTTTGTATAATATCTTTGGCTTTCAATGCTGATGATGAGACCATTCCAATTTACTTCAGACAACTGATGTGCTCAAGTGCATGCAGGTATACCATCGAAAACACAGAGGAATaggaaaaaatgagaagaataagagagaaagagagaggcgGCCTTCTTCTTGTTGGCTTGGCCCCATTGCGTAGAGAGAAGGTGATATGTCGAATGGACGAAAACTGGGTGGCAGCTTTGATGATTGGGGATTGATACAACAGCCAATTGACCTTTGACTACTTGAGTTCAGGCCTGAGGGGCAGCAGGGCATtctcatttttatattataccCCTACCTAGCATCTGTCTGTACTCTGTCGCATGCGGATTGCTCATTGCAGGcgattttatatatatatatagctttGGGTACAAGGATTGCATGAATTTATACGTAAACTTTTGGGAAAGCACGCAATACCCCAGAACTAATTCTTTGGCCCACGGGCCATGGCCATGATACCCTTCTCAAGCCCATCAAGCCTATTCTTCTACGGCAGCAAATGGGCCTGGATACCAGTTACAAGCATCCGGATCATTAGTTAGTATTCTCATTTAGATTTAGCTCCACAGTAACTAAAATCGAAAGACATCAATTCAAAAGTGAGAGATtaaagaattgaaaaagaaaagttgcaAGTGGCTAGCTAGCATTACTGCAATACAAGACTATAGACAAACCTCGACGATTGCGTTGTTACTTTAATGAACTGATAGAATAATCGAGGAAAGTGTAGccaaaaacataaagtttttttCAACCAAATATCTGATCGGATATGCTATGACAGGTCAGGAGTGGTGCAGGGCGGCATTGAACTTTGGTTTGGCATATCTTCATAGGAGTAGCAACTAGCCAGCAACTTCAAAGTGGTCATCCATGCCCTTCAACCAACCACAAACCTTTGTTTATCTTCAGACTTCACTTGAGACGGGCACTAGCAGTTGCTTGGCTCTCAACTAGCTCTACAAAATTTTCCCAAACGACCGCCCTGCAAGCAAGGCTGTACATTGCTGATACAAAATGATTAACTGAATTATTAGTGATTAAATGTACCGTAGGAGAAGAGGAACTGTCCCTGCAAAAACTCTGGCCTTATGTAAGATGACAAGtagcattcatttttcaattaaaaccCGGTGGAGTACTTTTCCAGTCACAGCTATGATCAGGGCCAATTAACTGCTTCTGCCTGCACTGTAGTTCAACAATTGGTCTGTTTTGTCCCGCTCCCATGCCA
It includes:
- the LOC18597353 gene encoding U-box domain-containing protein 35, coding for MSTPWTETNVAAAQTCRFSSSASEIEEEEEEDGNFSSELFEINHGEGLASIKEEDASSLFSFDVNNAEDIVYVAVGKSESSIDALSWTLSHFVSTSSVLYLIHVFPEIHHIPSPLGMLPKSKVSPAQVENYMAQERGKRRELLQKFLNICSASKVKVDTMLIESDMVAKAILDLIPILNIRKLVVGTSNCSPRKLKSRRGFGIADQIFQNAPDTCEVKVVCEGKEVIISQMIGPPSPSAGNEDNFKALQKADHNNDSFSCMCFRPKF
- the LOC18597354 gene encoding serine/threonine-protein kinase D6PKL2, with the protein product MASKSGAKISPKQQLKTSSVQSGEADEPKPLPSKVSKTNKSELVTPEHLLKLVETAPKKVVAEIYENKRSPILNQNGSVESLTTKFESSSSSPCVEQASKEVDSSINETRDSPSVSVDQEKKTSEYGSVKNSSVSAKVSDGTSTLAKTSGSAKISDRLDYVESGKSSMCRGSTSSDVSDESTCSSFSSSINKPHKANDLRWEAIQAVRARDGVLGLSRFRLLKRLGCGDIGSVYLSELSGTKCYFAMKVMDKASLASRKKLLRAQTEREILQSLDHPFLPTLYTHFETEKFSCLVMEFCPGGDLHTLRQKQPGKHFPEQAVKFYVAEVLLALEYLHMLGIIYRDLKPENVLVREDGHIMLSDFDLSLRCAVSPTLVKTSSLESEPLRKNPVYCVQPACIEPSCIQPSCVAPTTCFSPRLFSSKSKKDRKPKNEIGNQVSPLPELIAEPTDARSMSFVGTHEYLAPEIIKGEGHGSAVDWWTFGIFLYELLYGKTPFKGSGNRATLFNVVGQPLRFPESPVVSFAARDLIRGLLVKEPQHRLAYKRGATEIKQHPFFEGVNWALIRCATPPEIPKPVELERVPAPPASTSEKVAANVAAAYDQKGSDNYLEFDFF